The Acidimicrobiia bacterium genomic sequence GCTCGACGCGGCGCGTGCAGCAGATCCTCGGCGAGTCCGGTGCCGCGCTCGACCGCGTGACCGTCGCCTCGAACCCCGAGTTCCTGCGCGAGGGCGCGGCGGTCCGCGACTTCCTGAACCCCGACCGCATCGTGATCGGCTGCGACGACCCCGCGGCCGCGGTGCGCATCTCCGACCTCTACCGCGCGGTCCGCGCGCCGGTGCTCGTCACCGACCCCGCGTCCGCGGAGATGATCAAGTACGCGTCCAACGCGTTCCTCGCCACGAAGATCTCGTTCATCAACGCGATCGCGAACCTCTGCGAGTCGGTCGACGCCGACGTGCGCGAGGTCGCGCTCGGCATGGGCTACGACAAGCGCATCGGCTTCGAGTTCCTGCACCCCGGTCCGGGCTACGGCGGGTCGTGCTTCCCGAAGGACACCGCCGCGCTCATGTACACCGCGACGCAGGCGGGCTACGACTTCGGTCTGCTCGAAGGTGTGCAAGAGGTCAACCGCGCGCAGCACGAGCGCATGGTGTCGAAGATCGTGCACGCGGCCGGCGGCGACGTCGACGGGCTGCGCGTCGCGGTCTGGGGCCTCACGTTCAAGGCCGACACCGACGACATGCGCGACTCACCGGCACTCGTGATCGCGCGCCGGCTCGTCGAGCTCGGCGCGAAGGTGCGCGGCTACGACCCCGCCGTCGACACGGGCACCGATCGCATGCCCGCGGGCATCGAGGTCTGCGCGGACGCCTTCGAAGTGTGCGATGGTGCGCACGTGCTCGCCGTGCTGACCGAATGGGACGAGTTCCGCTGGCTCGATTTCGACCGCGTGCGCTCGACCATGGCGTCGCCCGCGATCGTCGACACCCGCAATCTGCTCGACCCCGCCGCGCTGCGACGCCGCGGATTCGTGTACACCGGGGTCGGGCGCTGATGGCGCGGATCGTCGTGACCGGCGGTGCGGGTTTCGTCGGATCGCACCTCTGCGACACGCTGATCGAACGGGGCGACGAGGTCGTCTGCCTCGACAACTTCATCACCGGCCGGCGCGAGAACGTCGCCCACCTGGAAGACGAGCGGCGCTTCGAGCTCGTCGAGTGCGACGTGTCGGTCGACATGCCCGTGTCCGGGCGCGTCGACGCGGTGATGCACTTCGCGAGCTGCGCGAGTCCCTTCGAGTACCTCGCGCATCCGTTCGAGACGCTCGACGCGGGATCGCTCGGCACGCGCCGCGCGCTCGAGCTCACGCGCGCGAACGACGCGCGCCTGCTGCTCGCGTCGACGAGCGAGGTCTACGGCGAGCCGCAGGTGCACCCGCAGGTCGAGTCGTACTGGGGCAACGTCAACCCGATCGGTCCCCGCTCGGTGTACGACGAGGCGAAGCGCTTCGCGGAGACGCTCACGATGGCGTATCACCGCGAGCTCGGGCTCGACATCGGCATCGTGCGCATCTTCAACACGTACGGGCCGCGGCTGCGCTCCGCCGACGGCCGCGTCGTGTCGAACTTCCTCGTGCAGGCGATGGAGGGCCGGCCGCTCACGATCTACGGCGACGGCAGCCAGACCCGTTCGTACTGCTTCGTCGAGGACGAAGTGCGCGGCATCCTCGCGCTGCTCGACTCGGACGTGGTCGGACCGGTGAACATCGGCAATCCCGACGAGTTCACGGTGTCGGAGCTCGCGCGACTCGTGCTCGAGCTGACCGGGTCGGCGTCCGAGATCGTGCACGAGCCGTTGCCGGTCGACGACCCAACGCGACGTCGTCCCGACATCACGCTCGCGCGCGAAGCGCTCGGTTGGGAGCCGGCGATCCCGCTGCGGATCGGGCTCGAGCGCACCTACGAGTGGTACCAGAAGGAACGCGCGCGGAAAGGCATATGAGCAGTTCGCGCCTGCATCGCGAGCTGACCACGACTACGCGCTAGACATCGTCCCGGTGAGCAGCCCGGGGCCGGCAACAGCAGAAGCGGTGCCGCCACGACGGGCGAGTCGCTTCGCGGCTCGTCCGTGCCGGCGACTGAGGCGCCAGGAGCGGCGAGCGCAGCGAGTGCGACCGTGAGCATCGCGTACAAGAAGCTCTCGGTCATCGTGCCGGTGCTGAACGAGCGAAACACGGTCGCCGAGATCGTGCGCCGCATGCGCGCCGTCGAGCTGCCCGCGGGACTCGACCGCGAGATCGTCATCGTCGACGACGGCAGCACCGACGGCAGCGTCGACGTGTTGCACCAGCTGAACGACAGCACGGTGCGCGTCGTCACGCACGGCACGAACCGCGGCAAGGGCGCGGCGGTGCGCACCGGCTTCGCGCACAGCAGCGGCGACCTCGTGCTCATCCAGGACGCCGACCTCGAGTACGACCCCGAGGACTGGCCGAAGCTGCTCGCGCCGGTGCTGCGCGGCAAGGCCGTCGTCGTGTACGGCTCGCGCTTCACGGGCGAGCGCCGCAACATGTTGTTCCTGCACTGGGTCGGGAACCGCTTCCTGTCGCTCGTGACGAACGTGCTCTACAACACGACGCTCTCCGACATGGAGACCTGTTACAAGCTCATCGACCGCTCGGTGCTCGAGGGTCTCGAGCTGAAGGCCGACCGCTTCGACATCGAGCCCGAGATCACCGCGAAGATTCTCAAGCGCCGCATCCGCATCTACGAGGTGCCGATCTCGTACGCGGGCCGCGAGTTCCACGAAGGCAAGAAGATCGCGTGGCACGACGGATTCGCGGCGCTCTGGATGCTCATCAA encodes the following:
- a CDS encoding UDP-glucose/GDP-mannose dehydrogenase family protein, producing MKVAVIGAGYVGLTTAACLASLGHDVACADIDVDRVKRLNAGDIPIREEGLPQLVGAGLAARRLSFVVGAAKAVGGAELVFLCVPTPQGDDGAADLSYVETAAREIAPALASGACVVNKSTMPVGSTRRVQQILGESGAALDRVTVASNPEFLREGAAVRDFLNPDRIVIGCDDPAAAVRISDLYRAVRAPVLVTDPASAEMIKYASNAFLATKISFINAIANLCESVDADVREVALGMGYDKRIGFEFLHPGPGYGGSCFPKDTAALMYTATQAGYDFGLLEGVQEVNRAQHERMVSKIVHAAGGDVDGLRVAVWGLTFKADTDDMRDSPALVIARRLVELGAKVRGYDPAVDTGTDRMPAGIEVCADAFEVCDGAHVLAVLTEWDEFRWLDFDRVRSTMASPAIVDTRNLLDPAALRRRGFVYTGVGR
- a CDS encoding UDP-glucuronic acid decarboxylase family protein, translated to MARIVVTGGAGFVGSHLCDTLIERGDEVVCLDNFITGRRENVAHLEDERRFELVECDVSVDMPVSGRVDAVMHFASCASPFEYLAHPFETLDAGSLGTRRALELTRANDARLLLASTSEVYGEPQVHPQVESYWGNVNPIGPRSVYDEAKRFAETLTMAYHRELGLDIGIVRIFNTYGPRLRSADGRVVSNFLVQAMEGRPLTIYGDGSQTRSYCFVEDEVRGILALLDSDVVGPVNIGNPDEFTVSELARLVLELTGSASEIVHEPLPVDDPTRRRPDITLAREALGWEPAIPLRIGLERTYEWYQKERARKGI
- a CDS encoding glycosyltransferase family 2 protein, which codes for MSIAYKKLSVIVPVLNERNTVAEIVRRMRAVELPAGLDREIVIVDDGSTDGSVDVLHQLNDSTVRVVTHGTNRGKGAAVRTGFAHSSGDLVLIQDADLEYDPEDWPKLLAPVLRGKAVVVYGSRFTGERRNMLFLHWVGNRFLSLVTNVLYNTTLSDMETCYKLIDRSVLEGLELKADRFDIEPEITAKILKRRIRIYEVPISYAGREFHEGKKIAWHDGFAALWMLIKCRVVE